One Candidatus Bathyarchaeota archaeon genomic window carries:
- a CDS encoding valine--tRNA ligase has product MQPMPKEYNFTEIERKWQAKWEEMGIYRYDWNDKKRTPYSIDTPPPYPSGELHMGNVLNWTYFDMVARYKRMQGYNVLFPQGWDCHGLGIEIQVEKQNNIRKRDLPPDQFRKLCMELVEKYIAMMKDGILKLGTSIDWTTEYRTMDPDYWRRTQLSFILLQKSGYMYRGTHPVNWCPHDETAIADAEVDHIKREGTLHYIRFPLEGGSEYLLIATSRPEFIPACVAVEVNPTDERYSKYIGRKISVPLMNREVTIIADEAVDPQFGTGAMQICTYGDKEDVKTVIKHKLPVIRLITENGRISEAGYKYAGLTINQARAAIVEDLKAAGLLEKSEKIQQEVGVCDRCKTHVEILEQKQWFMDTRKLTDDVVKAASEMVWYPDYMKNRLIDWAKALDWDWVISRQRLFATPIPVWYCKSCGEVIVAQESWVPIDPRMEKPRIDKCPKCGGTDFMGETDVFDTWMDSSITCAVHAGWPDRADWKHLFPASIHPSGTDIIRTWAYYLIVRHLALFNEKPFHSVLINGMVLGSDGRKMSKSLKNYAAAPEVLSKNGADATRQWAAGGGATGSDIPYRAQDVEYGRRFLVKLWNASGFASKLLADYNPQTNATIKLQLLDEWIISKTENLTKKVTEEFEKCQFNVAVEDIRNFTWHVFCDNYLEAVKDRLYRPEAHGQDSKLAAQFTLYEVLYRILQLLAPITPHVTEEIYQHMFAEGKGYSSLQITPWPKFNPQLANDEAEVHGDLIVAIISEIRRDKAEKKLPLNTPIQNLTVYAVDPHTAEVVESASADITSTMKIDKINILPQKTEQGRQVGQTGVYIQIKYCGSE; this is encoded by the coding sequence ATGCAGCCTATGCCTAAAGAATACAACTTCACAGAAATCGAACGCAAATGGCAAGCTAAATGGGAAGAAATGGGCATCTACCGCTACGACTGGAACGACAAAAAACGCACACCCTACAGCATAGACACGCCTCCGCCCTACCCCTCAGGCGAACTCCACATGGGCAACGTCCTAAATTGGACATACTTTGACATGGTAGCAAGATACAAACGCATGCAAGGCTACAACGTGCTCTTCCCCCAAGGCTGGGACTGCCACGGCTTAGGCATAGAAATCCAGGTGGAAAAACAAAACAACATCCGCAAACGTGACTTGCCGCCTGACCAGTTCCGCAAGTTGTGCATGGAGCTGGTTGAAAAGTACATAGCCATGATGAAAGACGGCATTTTAAAGCTTGGAACCAGCATAGACTGGACCACCGAGTACCGCACCATGGACCCCGATTACTGGCGGCGTACTCAGCTCAGTTTTATTCTTCTGCAAAAAAGCGGCTACATGTACCGAGGCACACACCCCGTGAACTGGTGCCCACATGACGAAACAGCCATAGCCGACGCCGAAGTTGACCACATAAAACGCGAAGGCACCCTGCACTACATACGCTTTCCACTAGAAGGCGGCAGTGAATACTTGCTCATAGCAACTTCACGCCCAGAATTCATCCCAGCATGTGTTGCCGTAGAAGTCAACCCCACAGACGAGCGCTACAGCAAATACATCGGCAGAAAAATCTCAGTGCCTCTGATGAACCGAGAGGTCACCATCATTGCCGACGAAGCCGTTGACCCCCAGTTTGGCACAGGCGCAATGCAGATTTGCACCTACGGCGACAAGGAAGATGTGAAAACCGTCATAAAACACAAACTCCCAGTTATCCGACTCATAACTGAGAACGGTAGAATAAGCGAGGCAGGCTACAAATACGCTGGATTAACCATTAACCAGGCAAGAGCCGCCATAGTTGAAGACCTCAAAGCGGCTGGTCTGCTTGAGAAAAGTGAGAAAATTCAGCAAGAAGTTGGTGTTTGTGACCGATGCAAAACACATGTGGAAATTCTTGAGCAAAAACAGTGGTTTATGGATACACGCAAATTAACTGATGATGTTGTGAAAGCTGCTAGTGAAATGGTTTGGTATCCTGATTACATGAAAAACCGCTTAATCGACTGGGCAAAGGCTCTAGATTGGGACTGGGTGATAAGTCGCCAACGATTGTTTGCCACCCCGATTCCAGTTTGGTACTGCAAAAGCTGCGGAGAAGTCATCGTTGCCCAAGAGAGTTGGGTGCCAATTGACCCTAGAATGGAAAAACCCCGAATTGACAAATGCCCCAAGTGCGGCGGAACCGATTTTATGGGAGAAACAGACGTCTTTGACACATGGATGGACTCCTCAATCACTTGCGCAGTTCACGCAGGCTGGCCTGACCGAGCTGACTGGAAACACCTGTTCCCCGCCAGCATTCACCCCTCAGGCACCGACATCATCCGCACATGGGCATACTACCTCATAGTACGCCACTTAGCACTCTTTAACGAGAAACCCTTCCACAGTGTCCTCATAAACGGCATGGTGCTGGGCTCAGACGGTAGAAAAATGAGCAAATCCCTCAAAAACTACGCCGCCGCACCCGAAGTCCTCAGCAAAAACGGAGCTGACGCCACACGGCAATGGGCCGCAGGCGGAGGAGCAACAGGCTCAGACATCCCCTACCGCGCACAAGACGTCGAGTACGGCAGGCGCTTTTTAGTTAAACTGTGGAACGCTTCAGGATTTGCCAGCAAACTCTTAGCCGACTACAACCCCCAAACAAACGCAACCATCAAACTCCAATTACTTGATGAATGGATAATTAGCAAAACAGAAAACCTCACAAAAAAAGTCACCGAAGAATTCGAAAAATGCCAGTTCAACGTCGCAGTCGAAGACATCCGCAACTTTACTTGGCACGTTTTCTGCGACAACTACTTAGAAGCAGTAAAAGACCGCCTCTACCGCCCTGAAGCACACGGACAAGACAGCAAACTGGCAGCACAATTCACTCTCTACGAAGTGCTATACCGCATACTGCAACTTTTAGCACCCATCACGCCACATGTAACTGAGGAGATTTACCAGCACATGTTTGCTGAAGGCAAAGGCTACAGTAGCCTGCAAATCACGCCTTGGCCAAAATTCAACCCGCAACTGGCAAATGACGAAGCCGAAGTACACGGCGATTTAATCGTGGCAATAATAAGCGAAATAAGACGCGACAAAGCAGAAAAGAAACTGCCCCTCAACACTCCAATCCAAAACCTAACAGTCTACGCTGTTGACCCTCACACAGCAGAGGTCGTTGAATCCGCATCCGCTGACATAACCTCAACCATGAAAATCGACAAAATCAACATCTTACCACAAAAAACAGAGCAAGGCAGACAAGTGGGACAAACTGGCGTTTACATTCAAATCAAATACTGCGGAAGCGAATAA
- the nadX gene encoding aspartate dehydrogenase, whose protein sequence is MTKKVGLIGCGAIGTVLAEAIERKIVVCDELVVFDVDPSKAQKLKKSLNFPVTIVANVDELLATKPKVVVEAASQQAVKEYCEKILSQNIDLIVMSTGALLSLNIQSPKLHFPSGAIGGLDALASTTNAGIDKITLASRKNPKALGKTNTQESIIYEGYAEEAAKLFPREMNVAATLALTVKPAKVLVQVISDPAVKRNTHEIQVKWRYGEMFLRFANDPHPDNPHTSALAAWSAIRLLQTLLQD, encoded by the coding sequence TTGACAAAAAAGGTCGGTTTAATTGGCTGCGGTGCCATCGGCACGGTTCTGGCAGAAGCTATAGAACGCAAAATAGTCGTCTGCGATGAACTTGTCGTGTTCGATGTTGACCCATCCAAAGCCCAGAAACTGAAGAAGTCGCTTAATTTTCCAGTAACCATAGTCGCAAACGTAGACGAGTTACTAGCTACCAAACCCAAAGTAGTTGTTGAAGCCGCGTCTCAGCAAGCAGTGAAGGAATACTGTGAAAAAATCCTGTCTCAAAACATAGACTTAATCGTCATGAGCACAGGCGCGCTCCTTAGCCTCAACATCCAAAGCCCCAAGCTTCATTTTCCCTCGGGCGCAATCGGCGGATTAGACGCACTCGCAAGCACCACCAACGCGGGCATAGACAAAATCACCTTGGCTTCTCGCAAAAACCCCAAAGCGCTGGGGAAAACCAACACGCAAGAAAGCATCATCTACGAAGGCTACGCAGAGGAAGCCGCCAAGCTTTTCCCCAGAGAAATGAACGTCGCCGCAACCTTGGCATTAACCGTTAAGCCTGCAAAAGTTTTGGTGCAAGTCATCTCTGATCCAGCGGTAAAGCGTAACACTCACGAAATCCAAGTGAAATGGCGCTATGGTGAAATGTTCTTGCGCTTTGCCAACGACCCACACCCAGACAACCCGCACACCAGCGCGCTAGCAGCATGGTCAGCAATTAGACTACTTCAGACATTACTACAAGACTAA
- a CDS encoding CdvA-like protein, producing the protein MISWKYTFKRLNEEYEIAKKKKQALDNLFETGKISQATRDSFTGDITAAIQEIEKQRKELADKMQIKTTELENQIKTLESLLANYEIQHVVGEIDDDIYQREINLLVTSLETTRIELGVIKQAVNELYPSPQPLEAPTAPEPVAAPVIEAEVAPAPVEPVPVEAPVETVAETVVLEEAPAETIVEPAPVEPAPVEAPPIETATAEVPSVEPAPAEAPIETLPEETAPIETTEAAPMEEAVPIEETPAEATQVEEAPLIVEAPLETAPAVEEAPVESAPIETAEAMEETPTIEEATVEAAAPIEETPTEAMPVEIVADEPVAVEEATDAPVAIEEAPIEAEPEEAEAVELVTEEETAPIVPPEPEVEEINEPTPEIAPQELEIEESTPEEPVIIEEAAVPEVVPETEQPVETVKVSEDFEVAPEEVAIQQTLEPAVEQGIVEDLAPPAHPSLAPHQAPTEIALEQMDEAQSSDTSQADENDENTTE; encoded by the coding sequence GTGATTTCATGGAAGTATACGTTTAAACGATTAAACGAAGAATATGAAATAGCCAAGAAGAAGAAGCAAGCTCTTGACAATCTTTTCGAGACAGGAAAAATTTCTCAAGCCACTCGCGACTCCTTCACAGGCGATATTACCGCAGCAATCCAAGAGATTGAAAAACAACGCAAAGAACTAGCAGACAAAATGCAGATAAAAACAACAGAGCTGGAAAACCAAATAAAAACCCTCGAATCCCTCCTCGCTAACTACGAAATTCAACATGTTGTCGGAGAAATCGATGACGATATTTACCAACGAGAAATAAATCTCCTCGTAACCAGCTTGGAAACGACAAGAATCGAATTAGGCGTGATAAAGCAAGCCGTCAACGAGCTTTATCCGTCACCTCAACCCTTAGAAGCTCCAACGGCTCCAGAACCAGTTGCTGCTCCAGTGATCGAGGCGGAAGTTGCGCCAGCGCCAGTAGAACCAGTTCCAGTTGAAGCTCCAGTAGAAACTGTTGCAGAAACAGTAGTGCTTGAAGAGGCTCCTGCAGAAACAATTGTAGAACCAGCGCCAGTTGAACCCGCTCCAGTTGAAGCTCCTCCAATCGAAACTGCGACAGCAGAAGTACCATCAGTTGAACCAGCTCCAGCCGAAGCACCCATTGAAACCCTTCCAGAGGAAACCGCTCCAATTGAGACCACCGAAGCTGCCCCCATGGAAGAAGCAGTGCCCATAGAAGAGACGCCAGCAGAAGCCACGCAGGTAGAGGAAGCCCCTTTAATAGTCGAGGCTCCGCTTGAAACTGCTCCAGCCGTAGAAGAAGCCCCAGTAGAGTCAGCGCCTATTGAAACAGCAGAAGCCATGGAAGAAACGCCCACAATCGAAGAGGCAACAGTAGAAGCCGCTGCTCCAATTGAAGAAACGCCAACAGAAGCTATGCCAGTTGAAATAGTTGCAGATGAGCCAGTTGCAGTTGAAGAAGCCACAGATGCACCTGTAGCCATTGAGGAAGCTCCAATTGAGGCTGAGCCAGAAGAAGCAGAGGCTGTTGAGCTAGTAACCGAAGAGGAAACCGCTCCGATAGTCCCCCCTGAACCAGAAGTAGAAGAAATAAACGAACCCACCCCTGAGATTGCACCTCAAGAACTAGAAATTGAAGAGTCAACACCTGAGGAACCAGTAATTATCGAAGAAGCCGCCGTTCCAGAGGTTGTTCCAGAGACGGAGCAACCAGTTGAAACTGTCAAAGTAAGCGAAGACTTCGAAGTTGCGCCAGAAGAAGTTGCAATACAGCAAACACTTGAACCCGCGGTTGAACAGGGAATAGTGGAGGACTTAGCCCCCCCGGCCCACCCTTCATTAGCGCCTCATCAGGCGCCTACCGAAATAGCGTTGGAGCAAATGGACGAAGCCCAAAGCAGCGACACTTCCCAAGCAGACGAAAACGACGAAAACACAACTGAGTAA
- a CDS encoding PadR family transcriptional regulator: MVALTITVNGEKSEARIIKKMNERVIKSFMDTIILAELQNGPISGYDVITYIHHRFGFLVSSGTVYSLLYSLERNGLVEGIWIERKRVYKLTEKGAKTIETIINSHDKIKSFLSTILKTPTTTKPTLFCH, from the coding sequence ATGGTAGCCCTAACAATTACAGTCAACGGCGAAAAGTCAGAAGCAAGAATAATCAAAAAAATGAATGAACGAGTAATCAAAAGCTTCATGGACACAATCATCCTGGCAGAACTCCAAAACGGACCCATCAGCGGATACGACGTAATTACATACATACACCACCGCTTCGGCTTCCTAGTCAGCTCAGGCACCGTCTACTCACTTCTCTACTCGCTCGAACGCAACGGCCTAGTTGAAGGAATCTGGATTGAACGCAAACGAGTCTACAAACTAACCGAAAAAGGCGCAAAAACCATCGAAACAATCATCAACTCACACGACAAAATCAAAAGCTTCCTGTCTACAATCCTCAAAACGCCGACAACCACTAAACCTACACTTTTTTGCCACTAA
- a CDS encoding Hsp20/alpha crystallin family protein — MFRDEDDWMPSWFNRRRYPFPSRSFFDDFEEKVMRMHERMQRELDELTKAAPQDLHKTRVLPDGTKVEEWGPFVYGYSVRIGQDGKPEIHEFGNIKRQPQLGKATINVKKEREPLIDVTVVNGDVKVVAELPGADKSDIKLHGTEDSLTISVDNPERSYHKEVKLPQKVDVRKARSTFKNGVLEVTLPTYSKDEPKGVSIKID; from the coding sequence ATGTTTAGAGACGAAGACGATTGGATGCCAAGCTGGTTCAATCGGAGGCGCTACCCATTCCCAAGCAGAAGCTTTTTCGACGATTTTGAAGAGAAAGTCATGCGTATGCATGAACGCATGCAACGTGAATTAGACGAGCTTACTAAAGCCGCTCCACAGGACTTGCACAAAACTCGCGTGCTGCCTGATGGAACCAAAGTCGAAGAGTGGGGACCCTTTGTCTATGGGTACTCAGTGAGGATTGGGCAAGACGGTAAGCCAGAAATCCACGAATTCGGTAACATCAAACGGCAACCTCAACTCGGCAAAGCCACCATAAACGTCAAAAAGGAAAGAGAACCATTAATTGACGTGACAGTCGTAAATGGCGACGTTAAAGTCGTAGCTGAACTACCTGGCGCTGACAAAAGCGACATAAAACTTCACGGCACTGAAGACTCTTTAACAATTTCTGTAGACAACCCTGAGCGCAGTTACCATAAGGAAGTTAAGTTGCCGCAAAAAGTTGATGTTAGAAAGGCGCGCTCGACTTTTAAGAACGGTGTACTTGAAGTAACTTTACCAACGTACAGCAAGGACGAACCCAAAGGCGTATCCATAAAGATTGACTAG
- the thsB gene encoding thermosome subunit beta, translating to MAAISQQGNIPVLVLKEGTGRTTGKEAQKNNIMAAKIVAETVKTTLGPRGMDKMLVSSIGDVTITNDGATILKELDVQHPAAKMLVEVAKTQDNEVGDGTTSSVILSGELLSKAESLLDDNIHPTVIIDGYKKASDKAQEVLNNIAMPVSMKDDSVLLNVALTSMGSKGITGSKEHFARLAVDAVKQVAEERDGKIKADIDLIKVVKKHGKSLEDTELVKGMVIDKEVASSQMPKHIHDAKIALLNAKLEIEKTEFDAKINIERPDQMKLFLDEEERMLKEMVEQVRNAGANVLFCEKGIDDMALHFLAKAGILAVKSVSSSDMEKLARATGAKIIASIKDLTADALGTAKAVEELKIGDDKLLYVRECKNPKAVTIVIRGGSEHVTAEAERSLHDALCVVRNAIEDGKIVPGGGASEAEISRQLRSYAVKVGGREQLAIEAYAEAVEAIPLMLAENAGLDPIDIMVALRAEHESNHSPSFGVDVFSGKIKNMLELNVVEPVRVKQQVIKSATEAANMILKIDDLIAAKGMDKEPKGQKSHEMPSYD from the coding sequence ATGGCAGCTATATCTCAACAAGGAAACATACCTGTACTCGTCTTAAAGGAAGGTACAGGAAGAACAACTGGAAAAGAAGCGCAAAAAAACAATATTATGGCAGCCAAGATTGTGGCTGAAACCGTGAAAACAACCCTTGGACCACGCGGTATGGACAAAATGCTGGTCAGCAGCATCGGCGACGTTACCATTACCAACGACGGTGCCACTATCCTCAAAGAACTCGATGTACAGCACCCAGCAGCAAAAATGCTAGTCGAAGTGGCAAAGACGCAGGACAACGAGGTTGGAGACGGCACTACATCCTCCGTGATTCTCTCAGGGGAACTATTGTCAAAAGCTGAAAGCCTCTTAGACGACAATATCCACCCAACAGTAATCATTGATGGCTACAAGAAAGCAAGCGACAAAGCCCAAGAAGTCCTAAACAATATAGCAATGCCTGTTAGTATGAAAGACGACTCAGTTTTATTGAATGTCGCCCTGACTTCTATGGGCAGCAAAGGCATAACTGGCTCAAAAGAACACTTCGCAAGGCTGGCAGTAGACGCAGTTAAACAAGTCGCTGAAGAGCGGGATGGAAAAATCAAAGCCGACATCGACCTAATTAAAGTAGTAAAGAAACATGGCAAGAGCCTAGAAGACACTGAACTTGTCAAGGGCATGGTTATCGACAAAGAAGTTGCTAGCAGCCAAATGCCAAAGCATATACATGACGCAAAAATTGCTTTGCTCAATGCTAAACTTGAGATAGAAAAAACCGAGTTTGACGCTAAAATCAACATCGAAAGACCAGACCAGATGAAGCTCTTCCTCGATGAAGAGGAACGCATGCTTAAAGAAATGGTAGAACAAGTGCGCAACGCAGGGGCTAACGTTCTATTCTGCGAAAAAGGCATAGACGACATGGCACTCCACTTCTTGGCAAAAGCAGGAATACTTGCAGTGAAAAGTGTAAGCAGCAGCGACATGGAGAAACTCGCACGCGCTACAGGCGCCAAAATCATCGCAAGCATTAAAGACCTAACAGCAGATGCTTTAGGCACAGCAAAAGCAGTTGAAGAACTAAAAATCGGCGACGATAAACTCCTTTATGTCCGAGAGTGCAAGAATCCCAAAGCGGTAACCATCGTTATCCGAGGCGGCTCAGAGCACGTTACCGCTGAAGCCGAGCGTTCACTTCATGACGCCCTTTGCGTGGTCCGCAACGCTATTGAAGATGGCAAAATCGTTCCAGGGGGCGGTGCTTCAGAAGCTGAGATCTCAAGGCAACTTCGAAGCTACGCTGTTAAAGTTGGCGGAAGAGAGCAACTGGCTATAGAGGCTTATGCTGAAGCTGTAGAAGCAATTCCTCTGATGCTGGCTGAAAATGCAGGTTTAGATCCCATAGACATCATGGTCGCGTTGAGAGCGGAACATGAAAGCAACCACAGCCCAAGCTTTGGTGTCGACGTCTTCTCTGGCAAAATCAAGAACATGCTTGAACTTAACGTTGTAGAACCAGTCCGTGTCAAGCAACAAGTAATCAAATCAGCCACTGAAGCTGCAAACATGATACTGAAAATCGACGACCTAATCGCAGCTAAAGGCATGGACAAAGAACCGAAAGGGCAAAAATCGCATGAAATGCCAAGCTACGATTAA
- a CDS encoding MFS transporter: protein MIRINVISFLNYLVSGALTLLIPLLLIERKMNIAEIGMILSVLPLVFLVARLSFASIADYVGWSHIFLFANWPTSVGSIIIYYFATSSPIFLAGKIAEGLRESSYWAVIRTAIYQVAPQKAAKEATKNNAILWIATAVGSAVVGLSIGYIGFSLSLAVLALISLFIGIPALMLWKSNKKIDVSKNGKAFAALIPKGRTKLFWIGSLALMFNSLSAYPLVTLLLPAYMNLNLGYDYLTIGLLFLFYNAVAGVAAFFSLRKPLSSRLALALTVLSIVASVFLTLYSIAFTIALLVLAFVRGYGIGYFEYTIIKVTKNSSNISVDIGLIHMPQRIAEFASLMFAGYLAQTIGYAPVFVALGSCFGLYALIALYVIRRSDVAH, encoded by the coding sequence TTGATACGAATTAACGTTATCTCTTTCCTAAATTACCTGGTGTCTGGCGCATTAACCCTTCTTATTCCCTTATTGCTGATTGAACGAAAAATGAACATTGCAGAAATCGGCATGATACTCTCAGTTCTTCCACTGGTCTTTCTCGTTGCTCGTCTCTCTTTTGCCTCAATCGCTGACTACGTAGGCTGGTCACATATTTTTCTATTTGCCAATTGGCCGACCTCTGTAGGCTCAATAATTATCTATTATTTCGCAACTTCATCCCCTATCTTTCTTGCTGGAAAAATTGCGGAGGGACTAAGAGAATCATCGTATTGGGCAGTAATCCGCACAGCCATTTATCAGGTTGCGCCCCAGAAAGCAGCAAAAGAAGCAACAAAAAATAACGCCATCCTTTGGATTGCCACTGCAGTCGGCAGTGCAGTAGTTGGATTGAGCATCGGTTACATTGGTTTTTCACTATCGCTTGCTGTTTTAGCTTTGATTTCCTTATTCATTGGCATCCCAGCATTGATGCTTTGGAAAAGTAATAAAAAAATCGATGTATCAAAAAATGGGAAGGCTTTCGCTGCGCTTATCCCAAAAGGGAGAACAAAACTTTTCTGGATAGGGTCGTTGGCTTTGATGTTTAACAGTTTATCTGCGTATCCGCTGGTGACGCTGTTGCTTCCAGCGTATATGAATCTAAATTTGGGATATGATTACCTGACCATAGGTTTGCTTTTCTTGTTTTATAATGCCGTGGCAGGGGTAGCTGCCTTCTTTAGTCTTAGAAAGCCATTGAGTTCACGACTGGCGTTAGCATTAACGGTGCTTAGTATTGTTGCGTCTGTTTTTCTAACTCTTTACAGCATAGCTTTCACCATAGCACTTTTGGTGTTGGCGTTCGTGCGTGGATACGGTATAGGCTATTTTGAGTACACGATAATCAAGGTGACAAAGAACAGCAGCAACATATCCGTTGACATAGGCTTAATCCACATGCCCCAGAGAATCGCAGAATTCGCATCGCTCATGTTTGCAGGTTACCTTGCACAAACCATAGGTTATGCACCAGTCTTCGTTGCCCTAGGGAGCTGTTTTGGTCTCTACGCGTTAATTGCACTCTACGTCATTAGAAGAAGCGATGTCGCTCATTGA
- the gdhA gene encoding NADP-specific glutamate dehydrogenase, with protein sequence MYKSPEDFMVYVKEKNPHQPEFHQAVEEVITSVWPIIENNPKYQSANILERIIEPERTIMFRVTWVNDKGEIKVNKGYRIQMNSAIGPYKGGLRFHPSVNLSVLKFLAFEQVFKNSLTTLPMGGAKGGSDFDPKGKSDAEVMRFCQNFMLELSRHVGADTDVPAGDIGVGGREIGFLFGMYKKIQNEFTGVLTGKGINWGGSLIRPEATGYGVTYFAEEMLKTRKETFEGKVVVISGSGNVAQYAAEKVSELGGKVVTLSDSDGTIYDPDGISGAKLAFVMDLKNNKRGRIKEYISKYKSADYLEGKKPWEIECDVALPCATQNEISGEDAKTLIKNDCYCICEGANMPTQPQGVRVFLENEVLYGQGKAANAGGVATSGLEMSQNSMRLSWTRQEVDERLRLIMKSIHQTCVRYGKEGDFINYVKGANIGGFVKVADAMLDQGIV encoded by the coding sequence ATGTATAAATCCCCTGAAGACTTTATGGTATATGTAAAAGAAAAAAACCCACATCAGCCTGAATTCCACCAAGCAGTTGAGGAAGTCATAACTTCTGTTTGGCCAATAATTGAAAATAATCCCAAATACCAATCAGCCAACATTCTAGAGCGAATAATTGAGCCTGAACGAACAATCATGTTCAGGGTAACTTGGGTTAACGACAAAGGCGAAATTAAAGTAAACAAAGGCTACAGAATTCAGATGAACAGCGCCATTGGCCCATACAAAGGCGGCTTGCGTTTCCATCCAAGTGTCAATCTTAGTGTCCTAAAGTTTCTCGCATTCGAACAGGTGTTTAAGAATTCACTGACAACCCTGCCTATGGGCGGTGCCAAAGGCGGTTCAGATTTCGACCCGAAAGGTAAAAGCGACGCTGAAGTGATGCGTTTTTGCCAGAACTTTATGCTCGAACTTTCACGTCATGTAGGTGCAGATACTGATGTTCCAGCAGGTGACATCGGAGTTGGCGGGCGAGAAATCGGATTTTTATTTGGGATGTACAAGAAAATTCAAAATGAATTCACGGGTGTATTAACTGGCAAAGGCATTAACTGGGGCGGCAGCTTAATCCGCCCAGAAGCCACAGGCTATGGTGTTACGTACTTTGCTGAAGAAATGCTCAAGACAAGAAAAGAAACCTTCGAGGGCAAAGTTGTTGTCATATCTGGTTCGGGCAATGTTGCCCAATATGCGGCAGAAAAAGTTTCTGAACTCGGTGGCAAAGTAGTTACTTTATCAGATAGCGATGGAACCATCTATGACCCAGACGGTATTTCAGGTGCAAAACTTGCGTTTGTAATGGATTTAAAGAATAACAAGCGGGGGCGCATAAAGGAGTATATAAGTAAATACAAGAGCGCAGACTACTTGGAAGGCAAAAAGCCATGGGAAATCGAATGCGATGTCGCATTGCCCTGTGCTACCCAAAATGAAATCAGCGGAGAAGATGCTAAGACTCTCATAAAGAACGATTGCTATTGCATATGTGAGGGCGCTAACATGCCGACCCAACCTCAGGGCGTCAGAGTTTTCCTTGAAAACGAAGTATTGTATGGTCAAGGAAAGGCGGCGAACGCAGGCGGTGTAGCGACATCGGGGCTGGAAATGTCTCAGAACAGCATGCGACTATCGTGGACTCGACAGGAAGTAGATGAACGACTCCGTTTAATCATGAAATCGATTCACCAAACCTGCGTGCGATACGGCAAAGAAGGCGACTTCATCAACTACGTAAAGGGTGCAAACATCGGCGGCTTTGTTAAAGTGGCAGACGCTATGCTGGACCAAGGTATCGTCTAA
- a CDS encoding Lrp/AsnC family transcriptional regulator: MGAKLDEVDIAIIRALQKDARASFAAIAKSCNVSVDTISKRFKKIENSGVARGTTVLLNPKSFGCDCMASFGIRADFSHIEEILRFLKKMPDIIFSTQTMGRHSIFALAIVKNVTKLNQVKEAIKGHPMVREVTTSIWVSEILLCPENFELQATTGDRLIGQR; the protein is encoded by the coding sequence ATGGGTGCAAAACTCGACGAGGTAGACATTGCTATTATCAGGGCCCTGCAAAAAGATGCCCGAGCTAGCTTTGCTGCAATCGCCAAAAGCTGCAATGTCTCTGTTGACACAATAAGTAAAAGATTCAAAAAAATTGAGAATTCAGGCGTTGCAAGAGGAACAACTGTTCTACTGAACCCTAAAAGTTTTGGTTGTGACTGCATGGCAAGTTTTGGAATAAGAGCCGACTTTTCTCACATAGAAGAAATACTTCGGTTTCTTAAAAAAATGCCTGATATTATTTTCTCTACTCAAACAATGGGGAGGCATAGCATATTTGCATTAGCCATTGTTAAAAATGTTACAAAACTCAATCAAGTTAAAGAGGCAATTAAAGGGCATCCCATGGTTAGGGAGGTAACTACGAGCATATGGGTTAGCGAGATACTGTTATGCCCTGAGAACTTCGAGTTGCAAGCAACTACAGGAGACCGCCTAATTGGACAACGTTGA
- a CDS encoding Lrp/AsnC family transcriptional regulator codes for MDNVDLFIIEALTKDARTSFRQIAMKLNVSPDTIIDRYNALQEKGVIRGSTIVLNPKEIGYNAMAVFMIDISPAEDSKNRFDSSAILETIIKMKNIIVASKTVGDHDLMAIGVVKDFRHLFDVRNEIAAIPGVKDMEVSFWSEITELSPKYFVI; via the coding sequence TTGGACAACGTTGACCTCTTCATAATTGAGGCATTGACCAAAGATGCTCGTACCTCCTTCCGCCAAATTGCAATGAAATTGAACGTTTCACCCGATACTATCATTGACCGCTACAACGCTCTTCAAGAAAAAGGGGTTATTCGTGGGTCAACAATTGTGCTCAACCCTAAAGAAATAGGTTACAATGCAATGGCAGTTTTTATGATTGACATTTCACCAGCAGAGGACAGCAAAAACCGCTTTGATTCTTCAGCGATTTTAGAGACTATAATAAAAATGAAAAACATAATCGTGGCTTCCAAAACTGTTGGAGACCATGATTTGATGGCTATTGGAGTAGTGAAGGATTTTCGGCATTTGTTTGATGTAAGAAACGAAATTGCCGCCATTCCAGGCGTCAAAGATATGGAAGTATCTTTTTGGAGCGAAATAACTGAACTTTCCCCTAAGTACTTTGTCATTTAA